ttggagagacacttagagtagtttaggactttgtttttcctttgaccgtactattaagggggtatgaacgggtagcttaacctaggtgagtctagtgagttaggtgtggtgcacacttgctaaatctagcactaggtagctccttaacagccctttgatcaaatggagcaaacttcattcatatatgatcgagagttggaagtgaatggagggtcaaatactgactggacgctggctccgatgtgaccggacgctggctcagggtccggtcagttcatttgaccaaggagaaagtgtctggaagtgactggatgctgagaggtcaagtgactggacgctgagggccagcgtctggtcgacatcagtaaggtcccagagagggagaatccttatcggacgcatccggtcaatgctgaccggacgctgatcaggttccggctactgaccggacgcagctcagcaagtgaccggacgctgggggtccagcgttcggtcgacatcagtaaggttccagtgagaggaaaacgtgaccggacgtgtccggtcagtgctgaccggacgctggccagcgtccggtcaacacttaaccactggagttcggggtgtactgaccggagcgtccggtcaccccgcagaggcacataacggttcgtttttcagccggtgttataaatacaacatccactcgtgtgtgggtgtacttttgcttattccaatggctgagaaacacgtttgagagtgccaagaagagcaaggtcctagtgaggtgattgagatttgagaatcctaaagagagccctcattagtgaagcaagagtagcaaagtgtgtatccacccttctcattagacttgtcgtggtcaagtgagagttcgtgcttgttactcttggtgatcgccatcacctagacggcttggtggtgattgggagtttgatggtcatccggcggagcttgtgggtgacccaactcaagttatgagtggttgtgggtgattcaccgcgacggagtgtcaaagaatcaacccgtagagagtacttgatccttgcgtggatcaagggggagctacacccttgcacgggtgctccaacgaggactagtggggagtgacgattctccgatacctcgacaaaatatcgccgtgttccttctcctctctttagtttaagcatttactttgagcaattcattacttgtcatttacattcctataattatcatgctagagtaggattaaaacttatgttgctaaacttttatgcgttagatcaatagaaacactttctagacacaagaggttaagtgggctaaccataggttgtttattacaaagaaatttataattaacccaattcaccctccctctcgAACATCTAGATCCTTTCAACAATGATCCTGACGAAGATACGGATTCTATCCCCGAAGTACCTGACACACTGGTTGTTTGAAAATTGTTTGGAACAGTTCTGTAAACGGACCGTGATTAACCATGGTGTCTTCTGCAAATACTATTCCCATGACAGCGTCAAGGTCACTTTGCCGCTCAGAGTTCACATGGCGATGGACAAGGTCCTCGTGTTCGTCAATGGAGAATCAGTATCCGGTGTTCTGTATCAGTCTTCCATTCCATGACTCCATGAGAAACCGCGAGCACAGGCCATTTAATTAGCTGCAAAGACGAACCCATATCAAAGCGGTATTGGAAAGATCAAACCCCCGAGACACCATGAAgtgaaggccatgcagcaagccAAGTTGCAATAACACGGCATAATTTTCTCAGTTGTTTTTCTTTTTCGGTATACAGGCAACACAGCATGATACTATTATTCTGCTACACCAGAACCAGAAGAGAGGGTTCAAAAGAACCAACCAACATACTGATCTACTGACCTACCAACCATTTGGGTGGCTTGCTTTCACCCTTAATATGTACACTTACACTGCGATCCAGCACTTCCTATAGGAACAAAATATTGCCACCTGAATTTGGCGGCGAGCTGACACGATACATACACATGCATCAGGGACCCTAGGAAGTCTCTCTGCTTCATTCAGCAAAAACTTTGGGCTTCCGGACCCTTTGACTCCTCCTGCCATCTACAGCCACCAGAACAGCCTTCTCAACCAGCAGCTTCGAGGGGGCGCTCGCAGCAGTCTCTTCCTTCTTCGCTTTGGAGGATGAGTTATCAGTCGCCTGCTTCTTTTTCGCTGAGGACGCACTTTCAGCCTCCTGCTTATTTGCAGCTGCAGACGAGCTTACAGTTTCCTGCTGCTTCACTGCTGAGGATCCCTTCCCAGTTTTCTGCTCCTTCGATGCTGAGGTCGAGTTCCCAGGTCCATGCTCCTTTCCAGCTGTGGATGATGTTTCAGTTTTCTGCTTCTTCGCTGCTGAGGATGGCTTCCCAGTTTTCTGCTCCATCGATGCTGAGGACTTGTTCCCAGATCCATGCTTCTTTGCAGCTGTGGACGAGGTTTCAGTTTTCTGCTTCTTCACTGCTGAGAAAAGCTTCCCAATCGTCTGCTCCATCGATGCTGGGGATGAGTTCCCAGATCCATGCTTCTTTGCAGCAGTGGACGACTTTTCAGTTTTCTGCTTCTTCATTGCTGAGGATGGCTTCCAAGTTTTCTGCTCCATCGATGCTGAGAACGAGTTCCCAGATCCATGCTCCTTTGCGTCTGCAGGTTCATTTACAGATTTGCGCTTCTTTCCAGCAGAGCGGGCTGTCATGGTTTCAGGCCCTGTTGCAGCAGAGCGTGTGCCCTCGGTTTTCTGCTTTGCTACAGCAGAAGGCGTGCTCTCAGTTTGGGTATTTGCAGCTGACAGCGTGCCCGTGCCCTCAGTTTTCTCCTTTGCAGCAGGTGTTTCGGATGCCTCTTTCCTCTTCATTGCAGAGGATGGCTTCCCAGTTTTCTGCTCTGTCGATGCAGAGAATGAGTTCCCAGATCCATGCTCCTTTACATCTGCAGGTTCATTTACAGATTTGAGCTTCTTTCCAGCAGAGCGAGCTGTCATGGTTTGCGGCCCTGTTGCAGCAGAGCGTGTGCCCTCGGTTTTCTGCTTTGCTACAGCAGAGGGCGTGCTCTCAGTCCAGGTATTTGCAGCTGACGGCCTGCCCTCAGTTTTCTCCTTTGCAGCAGCTGTTTTGGACGCCTCTTTCCTCTGCTTCTTCCTGGTAAACAAAGAGCCTTTCTTCCTCCTCTTTTTCTTAGAGTTCGGTTCCTGTTTGCTCCCAGAAGAGACAGGCTCCTTCGAGGGTGACTTTTCAACAGATGATTCTTGCCCCACTGCTAGGGCACAAGTGGTATCTACTTCCACTGGAGCACAAGTGCTATCAACTTTTACTGGAGCACAAGTGTTCTTCACTTCCACTGGAGCAGAAACGTTCTGTTCTTTGGAAGAAGTTCCAGAAGGCAGATGCTTGGCCTTGTCAAACTGCT
The sequence above is drawn from the Miscanthus floridulus cultivar M001 chromosome 15, ASM1932011v1, whole genome shotgun sequence genome and encodes:
- the LOC136508102 gene encoding uncharacterized protein isoform X2, with product MDVDHEGAGGGARNQSTMVVVKSEAVRTSTDPPVVDPEPVEDVGGDTTECSSSFGDTCSGVQDAPGDGEPEVNSGMSAHANGSRPWKPPRKKVTAEWRNYVRPILWRCQWLGLRMRELSSQVSKYDRELALNKKQKELQAASKPNGSMSESMQIHKGHGNSIMKRTKRKRHEENLDTPLYINKHQILSYYHDKQNKGAETDGLLIDDDCGSTVPIRGGLDSVTLLDSEDYDVIFEQLSLKDILLTIDGVQSRVHLLRGRLSKAHYEGRNLAFSEGNTHVRVAPKRQHTQKRSSYTECRYTKPQKKKNLNVLLKDDSGPAFSGRPSLPDRETDTPIKDADRIAEERSGEGKHSREKAITMDLLLGIGNYIPNGYIEDLCKENADDILIDNQATSDVCQQFDKAKHLPSGTSSKEQNVSAPVEVKNTCAPVKVDSTCAPVEVDTTCALAVGQESSVEKSPSKEPVSSGSKQEPNSKKKRRKKGSLFTRKKQRKEASKTAAAKEKTEGRPSAANTWTESTPSAVAKQKTEGTRSAATGPQTMTARSAGKKLKSVNEPADVKEHGSGNSFSASTEQKTGKPSSAMKRKEASETPAAKEKTEGTGTLSAANTQTESTPSAVAKQKTEGTRSAATGPETMTARSAGKKRKSVNEPADAKEHGSGNSFSASMEQKTWKPSSAMKKQKTEKSSTAAKKHGSGNSSPASMEQTIGKLFSAVKKQKTETSSTAAKKHGSGNKSSASMEQKTGKPSSAAKKQKTETSSTAGKEHGPGNSTSASKEQKTGKGSSAVKQQETVSSSAAANKQEAESASSAKKKQATDNSSSKAKKEETAASAPSKLLVEKAVLVAVDGRRSQRVRKPKVFAE
- the LOC136508102 gene encoding uncharacterized protein isoform X1, translating into MDVDHEGAGGGARNQSTMVVVKSEAVRTSTDPPVVDPEPVEDVGGDTTECSSSFGDTCSGVQDAPGDGEPEVNSGMSAHANGSRPWKPPRKKVTAEWRNYVRPILWRCQWLGLRMRELSSQVSKYDRELALNKKQKELQAASKPNGSMSESMQIHKGHGNSIMKRTKRKRHEENLDTPLYINKHQILSYYHGLTSNKQNKGAETDGLLIDDDCGSTVPIRGGLDSVTLLDSEDYDVIFEQLSLKDILLTIDGVQSRVHLLRGRLSKAHYEGRNLAFSEGNTHVRVAPKRQHTQKRSSYTECRYTKPQKKKNLNVLLKDDSGPAFSGRPSLPDRETDTPIKDADRIAEERSGEGKHSREKAITMDLLLGIGNYIPNGYIEDLCKENADDILIDNQATSDVCQQFDKAKHLPSGTSSKEQNVSAPVEVKNTCAPVKVDSTCAPVEVDTTCALAVGQESSVEKSPSKEPVSSGSKQEPNSKKKRRKKGSLFTRKKQRKEASKTAAAKEKTEGRPSAANTWTESTPSAVAKQKTEGTRSAATGPQTMTARSAGKKLKSVNEPADVKEHGSGNSFSASTEQKTGKPSSAMKRKEASETPAAKEKTEGTGTLSAANTQTESTPSAVAKQKTEGTRSAATGPETMTARSAGKKRKSVNEPADAKEHGSGNSFSASMEQKTWKPSSAMKKQKTEKSSTAAKKHGSGNSSPASMEQTIGKLFSAVKKQKTETSSTAAKKHGSGNKSSASMEQKTGKPSSAAKKQKTETSSTAGKEHGPGNSTSASKEQKTGKGSSAVKQQETVSSSAAANKQEAESASSAKKKQATDNSSSKAKKEETAASAPSKLLVEKAVLVAVDGRRSQRVRKPKVFAE